In Janthinobacterium agaricidamnosum NBRC 102515 = DSM 9628, the DNA window CCTCAGCGAGCGGACCCGTGAGGAAACTTACTGGTTCCCCGACTATGTGGCCGACCTGGAGGCGTTGCTGCTGCATTATTCGCCGCATCAGCCGGTCAACCTGCTCGGCCACAGCATGGGCGCCAACGTGGCCGGCATTTATGCCGGCGTGCGCCCCGGGCGGATTTGCAAGCTGATCAACCTGGAAGGATTCGGCTTGCCGGCCACCAGGCCGGAACAGGCGCCGGGGCGCTACGCCAGATGGCTGGACGAATTGCGGGTGCCGGCCGAAATGCGCAGCTACCCGAGCCGGCAGGCGGTCGCGGCGCGGCTGCAAAAGACCAATCCGCGCTTGCCCGATGAGCGGGCCGACTTTCTGTCGCAGCACTGGTCGGCCCAAAATGCCGAAGGGCAATGGGAAATCCTCGGCGACCCCCTGCACAAGCGCAGCCATCCCTTGTTGTACCAGGTCGAGGAAACTATGGCGTGCTGGGCCGCGATCACCGCGCCGGTGCTGTGGATCGAGGCGGACGATACCAATATGTGGCAATGGATGGGGCCGAAGCCGGAAGCGCGCATCGAAAT includes these proteins:
- a CDS encoding alpha/beta fold hydrolase; translation: MKPSRSEFITLRGARTHVRHWGRDGAPLLFMVHGWMDVAASFQFVVDCLQGDWHVIAPDWRGFGLSERTREETYWFPDYVADLEALLLHYSPHQPVNLLGHSMGANVAGIYAGVRPGRICKLINLEGFGLPATRPEQAPGRYARWLDELRVPAEMRSYPSRQAVAARLQKTNPRLPDERADFLSQHWSAQNAEGQWEILGDPLHKRSHPLLYQVEETMACWAAITAPVLWIEADDTNMWQWMGPKPEARIEIDRRLGFLKDVTTRMMADAGHMLHHDQPAELARMVEEFLAA